In Treponema denticola, one genomic interval encodes:
- a CDS encoding NAD(P) transhydrogenase subunit alpha — translation MIIGIPKEIMHGEDRVAATPETCELLVKDGHKVLVEKGAGEGAYFHDPEYEKAGAEIVSNVKNLFSDSEIILKVKEPLYNDAMGCHEIDMMHKGQYLITFIHPAAPVNHEMVKNMAKKGVISLTLDGVPRISRAQNMDALTSMSTCAGYKGILIAANLLPRFIPQIFCAVGMIKPMNVLVVGTGVGGLQALATAKRLGAVTYAADIRPAAREQAQSLGAKIIDLGVPENEAIGEGGYALHLKKETLENERKLLAPHIKDMDIIFLSALVPGKLAPVIITEEMVKTMKPGSVIVDISIDQGGNCELTPPGEVVKKHNVHLVGIKNIPGLLPSSSTWMFAQNICNLTRYLIKDGKIELDRNDDIVKGILTTIDGEIVHKGAREAMGI, via the coding sequence ATGATTATTGGTATTCCTAAGGAAATCATGCATGGAGAAGACCGTGTTGCCGCTACTCCGGAAACATGCGAGCTTTTGGTTAAGGACGGACACAAGGTTTTAGTGGAAAAAGGGGCCGGAGAGGGTGCCTATTTCCATGATCCGGAATATGAAAAGGCCGGAGCGGAAATAGTTTCCAATGTTAAAAACCTTTTTTCCGATTCGGAAATCATTTTAAAGGTAAAAGAACCCCTTTATAATGATGCAATGGGCTGCCACGAAATCGATATGATGCACAAGGGTCAGTATCTTATCACATTTATTCACCCTGCAGCTCCGGTTAACCATGAAATGGTTAAAAACATGGCAAAAAAAGGCGTTATTTCTTTAACCCTCGACGGAGTTCCTCGAATTTCAAGAGCACAAAACATGGATGCTCTTACTTCGATGAGTACCTGTGCAGGTTATAAAGGAATTTTAATTGCTGCAAATCTCTTGCCGCGATTTATTCCTCAAATTTTCTGTGCTGTCGGTATGATTAAACCTATGAATGTTTTAGTAGTCGGAACAGGTGTAGGAGGCTTACAGGCCCTTGCGACTGCCAAAAGACTTGGAGCCGTAACCTATGCAGCCGATATCCGGCCTGCAGCCCGTGAACAGGCTCAGTCCCTCGGTGCAAAGATTATCGACTTAGGCGTTCCCGAAAATGAAGCCATCGGAGAAGGCGGCTATGCCCTTCATCTTAAAAAAGAAACCCTCGAAAACGAAAGAAAGCTGCTCGCTCCTCATATTAAGGATATGGACATAATCTTCCTTTCGGCCCTTGTTCCGGGAAAACTAGCTCCGGTTATAATCACGGAAGAAATGGTAAAGACTATGAAACCCGGCTCGGTAATCGTTGATATTTCAATCGACCAAGGCGGAAACTGTGAGTTAACACCTCCGGGCGAAGTCGTAAAAAAACACAATGTTCACCTTGTAGGTATTAAAAACATCCCCGGACTTCTTCCTTCAAGCTCTACATGGATGTTTGCTCAAAATATTTGCAACCTCACCCGCTATCTTATCAAGGACGGAAAAATCGAGCTTGATAGAAACGATGACATCGTCAAAGGTATCCTTACCACTATTGACGGCGAAATCGTTCATAAGGGAGCCAGGGAGGCAATGGGCATATGA
- a CDS encoding NAD(P) transhydrogenase subunit alpha, translated as MSLELILVLVFVVTTLIGYKLIKNVPSLLHTPLMSGMNALSGITILATMTATAAAITTGSKIFGCIGIICATINVVAGFGLTDRMLKMFKTGNESKEDTK; from the coding sequence ATGAGTTTGGAATTGATACTGGTTCTTGTCTTTGTTGTAACGACCCTTATAGGCTACAAGCTGATCAAGAACGTACCAAGTCTTTTGCATACCCCTCTTATGTCGGGTATGAATGCCTTATCCGGCATTACCATTTTGGCTACAATGACCGCTACGGCCGCTGCAATTACAACAGGCAGCAAGATTTTCGGCTGTATAGGCATCATTTGTGCAACAATAAACGTAGTTGCAGGCTTCGGTCTTACGGACAGAATGCTTAAAATGTTTAAAACGGGCAATGAATCTAAAGAGGATACAAAATGA
- a CDS encoding NAD(P)(+) transhydrogenase (Re/Si-specific) subunit beta: protein MTDTVYYIICGVLSIGVLLGINMMSKVKSAVKGNRLSALCMLAAVCVTLYKYQIFSAGMMWAGLAIGAAIGIYLTIKVEMITMPQTVALLNGLGGAASAVAALLTLAAVNTQAGIFAIVTGGIALAVGALTFSGSLIAAGKLHKLLPQKPTVLPAHQALTTVSFLGMIAFIVLLPIKPELMIIISVAGLVISLLFGIFFAIRVGGADMPITISLLNSTSGVAASIAGMAIGDILLVSVGGIVGASGLLLTQIMCRAMNRSLASILFSKAAKSAQPAKPASPSASSSKEASEAKAQQMGEAKSAQQELTATGHADKSQLPSWFRDAKEIIIIPGYGMALSQAQGLVKQLADKLESMGKNVRFAIHPVAGRMPGHMNVLLCEVDIPYDKLYEMEAINPDFDKTDLAIIIGASDVVNPAANTAEGTPIYGMPVLDAEKAKKLIICNYDLQPGYAGVPNPLYEPNPNTMMLLGDAKESINTMLDSLRTKGSTAGSSSGGISGSAGAEASQKQAGTETQIGPWFKEAKEIIVIPGYGMALSQAQGLVKQLADKLESMGKNVRFAIHPVAGRMPGHMNVLLCEVDIPYDKLYEMEAINPDFDKTDLAIIIGASDVVNPAANTAEGTPIYGMPVLAAEKAKKLIICNYDLQPGYAGVPNPLYEPNPNTMMLLGDAKDSLNKILENL from the coding sequence ATGACGGATACGGTTTATTATATTATTTGCGGAGTACTCAGCATTGGGGTTCTTTTAGGAATCAATATGATGAGTAAGGTTAAATCGGCAGTTAAGGGAAACCGTTTAAGTGCCCTTTGTATGCTTGCAGCCGTATGCGTAACCCTGTATAAATATCAAATTTTTTCTGCAGGAATGATGTGGGCAGGGCTTGCAATAGGAGCGGCAATCGGTATTTACCTCACAATAAAGGTAGAAATGATTACCATGCCCCAAACGGTTGCCTTACTTAACGGTTTAGGCGGAGCAGCTTCGGCTGTTGCAGCCCTCTTAACTCTCGCAGCGGTTAATACTCAAGCAGGAATATTTGCTATTGTTACGGGAGGAATAGCCTTAGCAGTAGGAGCTTTAACCTTTTCAGGCAGCTTAATAGCCGCAGGAAAGCTTCACAAGCTTCTTCCTCAAAAACCAACGGTTCTGCCTGCTCATCAGGCTTTGACCACTGTCAGCTTTTTAGGAATGATAGCATTCATCGTTCTTCTTCCTATTAAACCGGAACTAATGATAATCATTTCGGTTGCAGGGCTTGTAATAAGCCTTCTTTTCGGCATCTTCTTTGCGATACGCGTAGGCGGAGCGGACATGCCGATTACGATTTCTCTTTTAAACTCAACATCGGGTGTTGCAGCCTCAATTGCAGGTATGGCGATAGGAGATATTCTCTTGGTATCGGTCGGAGGCATAGTCGGAGCTTCAGGGCTCCTTCTTACCCAGATTATGTGCAGAGCAATGAATAGAAGCCTCGCTTCAATTCTTTTCAGCAAGGCGGCTAAATCGGCACAGCCGGCAAAGCCTGCGAGTCCTTCAGCATCTTCATCAAAAGAAGCATCAGAGGCAAAAGCTCAGCAAATGGGAGAAGCAAAATCTGCTCAACAAGAGCTTACGGCAACAGGACATGCCGATAAATCGCAGCTTCCCTCATGGTTTAGAGATGCTAAGGAAATAATTATTATACCCGGCTATGGCATGGCCCTTTCACAGGCACAAGGCTTGGTAAAACAGCTGGCAGATAAACTTGAATCTATGGGAAAAAATGTGCGTTTTGCCATTCACCCCGTTGCAGGAAGAATGCCCGGCCACATGAATGTACTCTTGTGCGAAGTTGATATTCCTTATGACAAGCTCTACGAAATGGAAGCGATAAATCCCGACTTTGATAAGACGGATTTGGCTATCATAATCGGAGCAAGCGATGTTGTAAACCCTGCCGCAAACACGGCAGAAGGCACTCCCATCTACGGAATGCCTGTCTTAGATGCAGAAAAAGCTAAAAAGCTAATTATCTGTAACTATGACCTTCAGCCCGGCTATGCGGGAGTTCCAAATCCATTGTACGAGCCTAATCCAAACACCATGATGCTCTTAGGCGATGCAAAGGAAAGCATAAACACCATGCTCGACTCCCTTAGAACTAAGGGAAGCACCGCAGGAAGCTCTTCAGGCGGAATATCCGGCAGCGCAGGAGCGGAAGCAAGCCAAAAACAAGCCGGAACGGAAACTCAAATAGGCCCTTGGTTTAAGGAAGCAAAGGAAATCATCGTTATCCCCGGCTACGGCATGGCTCTTTCACAGGCTCAAGGCTTGGTAAAACAGCTGGCAGATAAACTTGAATCTATGGGAAAGAATGTGCGTTTTGCCATTCACCCCGTCGCAGGAAGAATGCCCGGCCACATGAACGTACTCTTGTGCGAAGTTGACATTCCCTATGATAAGCTCTACGAAATGGAAGCTATAAATCCCGACTTTGATAAGACGGATTTGGCGATCATAATCGGAGCGAGCGATGTTGTAAACCCCGCTGCAAACACGGCAGAAGGCACACCCATCTACGGAATGCCTGTCTTGGCTGCAGAAAAAGCTAAAAAGCTAATTATCTGTAACTATGACCTCCAACCCGGCTATGCGGGAGTTCCAAATCCATTGTATGAACCTAATCCCAACACTATGATGCTCTTAGGTGATGCAAAGGATAGTTTAAACAAGATATTGGAAAATCTATAA